From Rhodococcus antarcticus, the proteins below share one genomic window:
- a CDS encoding UvrD-helicase domain-containing protein, protein MSTVTTPTAAAGPPPFDVCGPLPTGTTVLEASAGTGKTFTIAALTTRFVADGVCELAQVMLVTFGNAASRELRDRVRERMVSAERGLRDPDVARTQTTDPVLALLATGTPSEVGVRRERLVRALATFDAATIATTHSFCQQVLTGLGTAADTDHTATFTDTIDDLRQDVVDDLYVRAFAPSSDPPFITPRDLGLLAAAATGSDRQARLEPTDESGVTGRLRGAAQAIRTEVAARKRARGLVDHDDWLTQLRDALTDPVTGPVACQRVRDRYRVVMVDEFQDTDPVQWDVLRHAFHEHTTLVLIGDPKQSIYGFRGGDVTTYLAATGVATAESTLDRSWRSDARLVTALQHLLGGVALGDRRIVVRPVDSAHPEPRLTGAGAPLRVRRVLRAGPDPRKALAVGVARPLVATDVADDIVHLLTGPARLHGRPVGPGDIAVLVRTNKQVQLVRQALGTAGVPAVAAGGGTVFATAAARSWLVLLEAVEQPHRSGRVRAAALSVFLGRDEQTLDQLGDQLTDSLSTQLRGWSELLARRGVAAFLEVLTEQESLPARILARPDGERVLTDLRHAGQVLHAAALAESMGLTALVEWLRRRIARAGQENTDDRSRRLESDDDAVQVMTVHTSKGLEFPVVHVPFGWDRWNNDRPATLRLHDDAGHRVLHVGGTRSPSYDDARRRHHDEERGEDLRLLYVALTRASSQVVAHWAPTTNTATSSLHRVLFGDRTGDQLPDSVTVPTDEVAAQRLAALAERSGDLVSVHDVPPAPTAGRWRRATTPTPELSVRSFTRRLDHDWARTSYSSMTRAAHEHPPTSEPEVDTTTDERDTTADPTAPPSTSTPGDLPSPLTDLPGGAAFGTLVHDVLEDTDPDELLRRCTDAVLRHGVRGVDPAALAEALRPVLRTPLDEHGTTLGTVAAHDRLAELDFEMPLAGGDDTVTGARLADIVDLLRRHDLGPLAGYADQLARLPAQTLRGYLTGSIDAVLRLPGPRYAVVDYKTNRLGPEPLTTAHYRGPAMAAEMQHTHYALQALLYSVALHRFLRWRQRSYEPAVHLGPVLYLFVRGMAGPDTPAGAGVFTWTPDPTLVTELSDLLAGPR, encoded by the coding sequence GTGAGCACCGTGACCACCCCCACGGCCGCTGCCGGGCCCCCACCGTTCGACGTGTGCGGACCCCTGCCCACCGGGACCACCGTCCTGGAGGCCAGCGCCGGCACCGGCAAGACGTTCACCATCGCCGCCCTGACCACCCGCTTCGTCGCCGACGGGGTCTGCGAGCTCGCCCAGGTCATGCTCGTCACCTTCGGCAACGCCGCCTCCCGCGAGCTCCGGGACCGGGTCCGCGAGCGCATGGTGAGCGCCGAACGAGGGCTGCGGGACCCCGACGTCGCCCGGACGCAGACCACCGACCCCGTCCTCGCGCTGCTGGCCACCGGCACCCCCAGCGAGGTGGGGGTGCGCCGCGAACGGCTCGTCCGGGCCCTGGCCACCTTCGACGCCGCCACCATCGCCACCACCCACAGCTTCTGCCAGCAGGTCCTCACCGGCCTGGGCACCGCCGCCGACACCGACCACACCGCCACCTTCACCGACACCATCGACGACCTGCGCCAGGACGTCGTCGACGACCTCTACGTCCGCGCCTTCGCCCCCTCCTCCGACCCCCCGTTCATCACCCCCCGCGACCTGGGCCTGCTCGCGGCCGCCGCCACCGGCAGCGACCGGCAGGCCCGGCTGGAGCCCACCGACGAGAGCGGTGTCACCGGACGCCTGCGAGGGGCCGCCCAGGCCATCCGCACCGAGGTCGCCGCCCGCAAGCGGGCCCGCGGCCTCGTCGACCACGACGACTGGCTCACCCAGCTCCGGGACGCCCTCACCGACCCCGTGACCGGGCCGGTGGCCTGCCAGCGGGTCCGTGACCGCTACCGCGTCGTCATGGTCGACGAGTTCCAGGACACCGACCCCGTCCAGTGGGACGTCCTGCGCCACGCGTTCCACGAGCACACGACCCTCGTGCTCATCGGCGACCCCAAGCAGTCGATCTACGGCTTCCGCGGCGGCGACGTCACGACGTACCTCGCCGCCACCGGCGTCGCCACCGCCGAGTCCACCCTGGACCGCAGCTGGCGCAGCGACGCCCGCCTCGTCACCGCCCTGCAGCACCTGCTCGGCGGCGTCGCCCTCGGCGACCGCCGCATCGTCGTGCGCCCGGTCGACTCCGCGCACCCCGAACCCCGCCTCACCGGGGCCGGGGCCCCGCTGCGGGTGCGCCGCGTCCTGCGAGCGGGCCCGGACCCCCGCAAGGCCCTCGCGGTCGGCGTCGCGCGTCCGCTGGTGGCCACCGACGTCGCCGACGACATCGTCCACCTGCTCACCGGGCCCGCCCGGCTGCACGGCCGGCCCGTCGGACCCGGCGACATCGCCGTGCTCGTCCGCACCAACAAGCAGGTGCAGCTCGTCCGCCAGGCCCTGGGTACCGCCGGGGTCCCCGCCGTCGCCGCGGGCGGAGGCACCGTGTTCGCCACGGCCGCCGCGCGCTCCTGGCTCGTCCTGCTCGAGGCCGTGGAGCAGCCCCACCGGTCCGGCCGCGTCCGCGCAGCAGCGCTCTCGGTCTTCCTCGGCCGCGACGAGCAGACCCTCGACCAGCTGGGCGACCAGCTCACCGACAGCCTCTCCACCCAGCTGCGGGGCTGGTCGGAGCTGCTCGCCCGCCGCGGGGTCGCCGCCTTCCTCGAGGTCCTCACGGAGCAGGAGAGCCTGCCCGCCCGGATCCTCGCGAGGCCGGACGGGGAACGGGTCCTGACCGACCTGCGCCACGCCGGCCAGGTGCTGCACGCGGCGGCCCTGGCGGAGTCGATGGGGCTCACGGCGCTCGTCGAGTGGCTGCGTCGTCGGATCGCCCGCGCCGGGCAGGAGAACACCGATGACCGCAGCCGCCGCCTCGAGTCCGACGACGACGCCGTCCAGGTCATGACCGTGCACACCAGCAAGGGCCTCGAGTTCCCCGTCGTCCACGTCCCCTTCGGCTGGGACCGCTGGAACAACGACCGCCCGGCCACCCTGCGGCTGCACGACGACGCCGGCCACCGGGTCCTGCACGTCGGGGGCACCCGCAGCCCCAGCTACGACGACGCCCGTCGCCGCCACCACGACGAGGAGCGCGGCGAGGACCTCCGCCTGCTCTACGTCGCCCTGACCCGCGCGTCCAGCCAGGTCGTGGCCCACTGGGCGCCCACCACCAACACCGCGACCTCGTCCCTGCACCGGGTCCTGTTCGGCGACCGCACCGGCGACCAGCTGCCCGACTCCGTCACCGTCCCCACCGACGAGGTCGCCGCGCAGCGGCTGGCCGCGCTCGCCGAGCGCTCCGGGGACCTCGTCAGCGTCCACGACGTGCCGCCGGCCCCCACCGCGGGCCGGTGGCGCCGAGCCACCACCCCCACCCCGGAGCTGAGCGTGCGCAGCTTCACCCGCCGCCTCGACCACGACTGGGCCCGCACGTCCTACAGCTCCATGACCCGCGCCGCCCACGAGCACCCGCCGACCAGCGAGCCCGAGGTCGACACCACCACCGACGAGCGCGACACCACCGCGGACCCGACCGCCCCGCCGAGCACCAGCACCCCCGGGGACCTCCCGAGCCCGCTGACCGACCTGCCCGGGGGCGCCGCGTTCGGGACCCTCGTCCACGACGTCCTCGAGGACACCGATCCCGACGAGCTGCTCCGGCGCTGCACCGACGCGGTGCTGCGGCACGGCGTCCGGGGGGTCGACCCCGCTGCCCTCGCCGAGGCCCTGCGACCCGTGCTGCGCACCCCGCTCGACGAGCACGGCACCACCCTCGGCACGGTCGCTGCCCACGACCGCCTCGCGGAGCTCGACTTCGAGATGCCGCTGGCCGGGGGGGACGACACCGTCACCGGCGCCCGGCTCGCCGACATCGTCGACCTGCTCCGGCGCCACGACCTCGGTCCGCTCGCGGGGTACGCCGACCAGCTGGCCCGGCTGCCCGCCCAGACCCTGCGCGGGTACCTCACCGGCAGCATCGACGCCGTCCTGCGCCTGCCGGGACCCCGCTACGCCGTCGTCGACTACAAGACCAACCGGCTCGGCCCCGAGCCCCTCACCACCGCCCACTACCGGGGACCCGCCATGGCCGCGGAGATGCAGCACACCCACTACGCGCTGCAGGCGCTGCTGTACTCCGTCGCCCTGCACCGGTTCCTGCGCTGGCGCCAGCGAAGCTACGAACCGGCGGTGCACCTCGGCCCCGTGCTGTACCTGTTCGTCCGGGGCATGGCCGGACCCGACACCCCGGCCGGCGCC